A window from gamma proteobacterium SS-5 encodes these proteins:
- a CDS encoding glucokinase has product MRQHLLCADIGATHARFAVVAVCADRLEVVQRLKLSSAAHASVADLVAAARRGLPFAFTAIALALPGPVTDGCCRVTLLPWQVCEAEIEQASGLPCRLLNDLEAQGWGIAELDRDQLLALTPQRPGRPGNRCILAPGSDLGEAIIYWDGQRHRPFPTEGGHCDFAPSDGLEWRLAELLREQYGQARWGDLLSGRGIVSLYRLLSNDSSCCKSGEDVAELAVQGEAAAQQAIERFLRLLGREAANLALTSMALNGVYIAGGIVPALPRSWLMRLTPASFDNKPSMGHLLGDIPLYLIDSDNLGILGCARFLCAGSQNGEK; this is encoded by the coding sequence ATGCGCCAACATCTTCTCTGCGCCGACATCGGCGCCACCCATGCCCGCTTTGCGGTCGTGGCCGTCTGCGCCGACCGATTGGAGGTCGTGCAACGGCTTAAGCTGTCCAGCGCGGCCCATGCCAGCGTGGCCGATCTGGTCGCGGCGGCACGGCGAGGGCTGCCCTTTGCCTTCACCGCCATCGCCCTGGCCCTGCCCGGCCCGGTCACCGACGGCTGCTGCCGCGTTACCCTGCTGCCCTGGCAGGTCTGCGAGGCCGAGATTGAACAGGCCAGCGGCCTGCCCTGTCGCCTGCTCAATGACCTGGAGGCCCAGGGCTGGGGTATCGCCGAGCTGGATCGCGACCAACTGCTGGCGCTGACCCCCCAGCGCCCGGGTCGGCCCGGCAATCGCTGCATCCTCGCCCCCGGTTCCGATCTGGGCGAGGCCATAATCTACTGGGATGGCCAACGACACCGGCCCTTCCCCACCGAGGGAGGACATTGCGACTTTGCCCCCAGCGACGGGCTGGAGTGGCGGCTGGCGGAACTCCTGCGGGAGCAATACGGCCAGGCGCGTTGGGGTGATCTGCTGTCCGGCCGAGGCATTGTCTCCCTGTATCGCCTGCTGTCGAATGACAGCAGCTGTTGCAAAAGCGGTGAGGACGTAGCCGAGCTGGCGGTTCAGGGCGAGGCCGCCGCGCAGCAGGCCATAGAGCGCTTCCTGCGCCTGCTGGGACGGGAGGCGGCCAACCTGGCGCTCACCTCCATGGCGCTCAATGGCGTCTATATCGCCGGTGGCATAGTCCCGGCCCTGCCCCGCTCCTGGCTGATGCGACTGACCCCGGCAAGCTTTGACAACAAACCCTCCATGGGGCATCTACTAGGCGACATACCCCTGTATCTGATCGACTCGGACAACCTGGGCATACTCGGCTGCGCCCGGTTTTTGTGCGCTGGTTCACAAAACGGTGAAAAATAA